In Streptomyces sp. P9-A4, the genomic window TCACGGTGAACGTGTTCAACCGCGCCGTCGCCTGGGCGACCCGGCGCGGGTTCAGCGTCTGGGGCTCCCGGGTCCTCGCCGTCCGGGGCCGCAAGAGCGGCGAGTGGCGCCGCACCCCCGTCAACCTCCTCACCGTCGACGGCGTCCGGTACCTCGTGGCGCCTCGCGGCCACGTCCAGTGGACCCACAACATGCGGGCCGCGGGGGGCGGGCAGCTGATCCTCGGCAAGCACGTGCAGGAGTTCACCGCCGTCGAGGTCTCCGATGACGACAAGCCCGCACTCCTCCGCGCCTACCTCAAGCGCTGGAAGGCCGAGGTCGGCGCCTTCTTCGGCGGCGTCGGCGCCGAATCCTCCGACGCGGAGCTGCGTGCCATCGCCCCCAAGCACCCCGTCTTCCGCATCACGCCGACGGGCCCCGCCACTCCGGCGGCATGAGCCGACCGGAGCGGCGGAGCCCGTCCGCCGTACGCATCACATCCCGGGAACCTCAGACGGCCTCGGGAGCCCCCGGAGCCTCCTGGGCGTCCTTCGTGGCCGCACCCTCGGTCGCGCCGGAGGCCGTGCCCGCGCCAACGCCGGCACCCGCGTCCGCGCCCTCGCCCTCACCCGCGTTCTCCGGCGCCGATCGCTCCCTCTGCGCGACTCCCCGGCCCGCGGGGCCGACTCCGGTCGTGGTGTCCATGCGCTTGTCGAGGAGTTCCAGCGCGCGCCGGGCCATGCCGTTCGAGCGGACCATGCCGCCGAGGGTCGCCGAGCCGCGGGTGATGTCCGCGAAGGCGTTCCAGGCCGGCCGCAGTCCCGTTATCGTCGCGTGCAGCAGCCCCGGTCGCCGCTCGAAGACCGTGAGCATCCGCCGGCCGACGGCCATCTCGACGCCGAGCCCGGCCTTGATGGCGAAGGCGTAGTTCAGGGCCTGGCGCCGGGCGTCGACCGCGTCGTTGGCCTCGGCGACCCGTACCGCCCACTCGCCGGCGAGCCGGCCCGAGCGGAGCGCGTACGAGATGCCCTCACGCGTCCACGGCTCCAGGAGACCGGCCGCGTCACCGCAGACGAGGACCCGGCCGCGGGAGAGCGGCGAGTCGTCGGTGCGGCAGCGCGTCAGATGACCGGAGGAGATGGTGGGCTCGAAGCCGGACAGCCCGAGCCGGGCGACGAAGTCCTCCATGTACCGCTTGGTCGCGGCGCCTTCACCGCGCGCCGAGATGACACCGACGGTCAGCGTGTCGCCCTTCGGGAAGACCCATCCGTAGCTGCCGGGCATCGGGCCCCAGTCGATGAGGACGCGGCCCTTCCAGTCCTCCGCCACGGACGGCGGGACGGGAATCTCCGCTTCGAGGCCCAGGTCGACCTGACCGAGCTTCACCCCCACGTGAGCGCCTATCCGGCTGGCGCTGCCGTCGGCGCCGACGACCGCGCGCGCGAGCACGGTCTCGCCGTCGGCGAGGACGACGGCGACGGTCCGCCGGTCCGGCACGGCCGGGCCGTGCTGTTCCACCCGGCTCACCGTGGCGCCGGTCCGCAGCTCGGCACCGGCCTTCTGCGCGTGCTCGACGAGCTGCGCGTCGAACTCGGGCCGGTTGATGAGCCCGAAGAGCATCTTGCGCGAGCGGCGGGTGCGGGCGAAGCGTCCGTCCAGGGAGAAGGTGACGGCATGCACCCGGTCCTGGAGCGGCAGTTCGAAGCCCGGCGGCAGGGAGTCGCGGGAGGGGCCGATGATGCCGCCGCCGCAGGTCTTGTAGCGGGGAAGCTCCGACTTCTCCAGGATCAGCACCCGGCGCCCGGCCACGGCCGCCGCGTAGGCCGCGGAGGCCCCGGCCGGCCCGGCACCGACGACCACGACGTCCCATACCTCGGCCGACTCCGCCGGCTCGGGGACCTCGGACGACTCGGCCGACGCGGGGACCTCAGCCGCGTCGAACGGCTCGGACGCCACAGCCGGCCCGGCCGCCTCGCCCACCCCGTCCGACGCATCGTCACCCGGGGCATCCGCCCCGGCCCCGGCCTTCTCCGTGGTCCCGTCCGGCGCCCCGTCCTTCGCCGGTTCCGTCGCCGCTGCCTCCACACCGATGCCCTCAGGAGTCGCGCCTTCGGGCGCGGTGTTCTCCGGACCGGCGTTCTCTGCGTGCTCGCTGCTCACGATGTGCTTCTGCTCCTGATCCGACCGGTGGTCTGCTCCTGACGCATCCTACGGCGCGGTAGCCAGGCACCCGCGCCGTAGGATCGGCGGTGCGTTCGCCGTACCACGACATACGCCGAACGCCGTCCTTACGTCGTAACGTCGCACCCATCAGGAGCGTGCCCATGACCTCGAATCCGATCGCCGAGACCGTCCGGTCCCTGATGCCCCGGGCCAAGGCCGAGCTCACCGAGCTGGTGGCCTTCGAGTCGGTGGCGGACGAGGCCGTGGCGCCCCGCAGCGAGTGCGAGGCCGCCGCGAACTGGGTCGCGGACGCCCTGCGCGCCGAGGACTTCCAGGACGTGGCGCTGCTCGACACCCCGGACGGTTCGCAGTCGGTCTACGGCATCCTGCCCGGCCCGGCCGGCGCGCCGACGGTCCTGCTCTACGCGCACTACGACGTGCAGCCGAAGCTGGACGAGTCCGCCTGGCACACCCCGCCGTTCGAGCTGACCGAGCGCAACGGACGCTGGTACGGGCGCGGCGCCGCCGACTGCAAGGGCGGTGTCGTCATGCACCTGCTCGCGCTGCGCGCCCTCAAGGCCAACGGCGGCGTCCCGGTGACGGTCAAGGTGATCGTCGAGGGTTCCGAGGAGCAGGGCACCGGCGGTCTCGAGCGGTACGCCGAGCAGCACCCCGAACTCCTCGTCTCGGACGCCATCGTGATCGGCGACGCGGGCAACTTCCGGGTGGGCCTGCCGACGGTGACCGCGACCCTGCGTGGCATGACGATGATCCGGGTGGGCATCGAGACCCTGGAGGGCAATCTGCACTCCGGTCAGTTCGGCGGCGCCGCGCCGGACGCGCTGGCCGCGCTGATCCGCGTACTGGACTCGCTGCGCGGCCCCGACGGGTCCACCGTCATCGACGGGCTGCCCGGCGACAAGGCCTGGGAGGGCCTGCAGTACCCGGAGGAGGACTTCCGCCAGGACGCGAAGGTGCTCGCGGGCGTCGACCTGCCGGGCTCCGGCACGGTCGCGGACCGGATCTGGGCCCGCCCTGCCGTCACCGTGATCGGCATCGACTGCCACCCGGTGGCCGGCGCGACCCCGTCGATCCCCTCCTCGGCGCGCGCCCAGATCAGCCTGCGGGTGCCGCCCGGCCAGGACGCGGCCGAGGCGACGAAGCTGCTCTTCGCGCACATCGAGAAGCACACGCCGTGGAACGCGCGCGTGTCGCTGGAGCAGGTCGGCCAGGGGCAGGCGTTCCAGGCGGACACGTCGAGCCCGGCGTACGCGTCGATGGCGGACGCGATGCGGATCGCGTACCCCGGTCAGGAGATGCAGTCGGCGGGCATGGGCGGGTCCATCCCGCTGTGCAACACGCTGGCGTCGCTGTACCCGGAGTCGGAGATCCTGCTGATCGGCCTGAGCGAGCCGGAGGCGCAGATCCACGCGCCGAACGAGTCGGTCTC contains:
- a CDS encoding dipeptidase; this translates as MTSNPIAETVRSLMPRAKAELTELVAFESVADEAVAPRSECEAAANWVADALRAEDFQDVALLDTPDGSQSVYGILPGPAGAPTVLLYAHYDVQPKLDESAWHTPPFELTERNGRWYGRGAADCKGGVVMHLLALRALKANGGVPVTVKVIVEGSEEQGTGGLERYAEQHPELLVSDAIVIGDAGNFRVGLPTVTATLRGMTMIRVGIETLEGNLHSGQFGGAAPDALAALIRVLDSLRGPDGSTVIDGLPGDKAWEGLQYPEEDFRQDAKVLAGVDLPGSGTVADRIWARPAVTVIGIDCHPVAGATPSIPSSARAQISLRVPPGQDAAEATKLLFAHIEKHTPWNARVSLEQVGQGQAFQADTSSPAYASMADAMRIAYPGQEMQSAGMGGSIPLCNTLASLYPESEILLIGLSEPEAQIHAPNESVSPEELERLSVAEAHFLVNYARSKQA
- a CDS encoding geranylgeranyl reductase family protein, coding for MVVGAGPAGASAAYAAAVAGRRVLILEKSELPRYKTCGGGIIGPSRDSLPPGFELPLQDRVHAVTFSLDGRFARTRRSRKMLFGLINRPEFDAQLVEHAQKAGAELRTGATVSRVEQHGPAVPDRRTVAVVLADGETVLARAVVGADGSASRIGAHVGVKLGQVDLGLEAEIPVPPSVAEDWKGRVLIDWGPMPGSYGWVFPKGDTLTVGVISARGEGAATKRYMEDFVARLGLSGFEPTISSGHLTRCRTDDSPLSRGRVLVCGDAAGLLEPWTREGISYALRSGRLAGEWAVRVAEANDAVDARRQALNYAFAIKAGLGVEMAVGRRMLTVFERRPGLLHATITGLRPAWNAFADITRGSATLGGMVRSNGMARRALELLDKRMDTTTGVGPAGRGVAQRERSAPENAGEGEGADAGAGVGAGTASGATEGAATKDAQEAPGAPEAV
- a CDS encoding nitroreductase family deazaflavin-dependent oxidoreductase — protein: MPARHSDSTPAAHVVKPGWFTVNVFNRAVAWATRRGFSVWGSRVLAVRGRKSGEWRRTPVNLLTVDGVRYLVAPRGHVQWTHNMRAAGGGQLILGKHVQEFTAVEVSDDDKPALLRAYLKRWKAEVGAFFGGVGAESSDAELRAIAPKHPVFRITPTGPATPAA